In Candidatus Bathyarchaeia archaeon, the genomic window GGAGAAGAGGGAGATGTATAAGCGCTAGGATCGGATCGATAATATGGCCGACCTCTCGATGATCGCCTTCTTCACGGCTTCGGATGGATCTCTCCCGATGAAGCCCCTCATCTCTCCATCCGATATCCCAAAGGCCTTGACGATCCGCTCCAACTTATCCCGGCTTGATATCGATAGGACCGAATCGCTCTCGCGGCCCCCCAAGGCTTCCGCTATGGCCTTGAGCGATTCCAAGAGGCGCTCCTTCTCTTCGTCAATGGCAACGACGGCCAATTTCTTGGTCTGGGGGCCCAAGCCGACCATCCCGATGGCGGCATCGATCTGCCTTTGCCCTGAGGCATAAA contains:
- the cgi121 gene encoding KEOPS complex subunit Cgi121, which translates into the protein MVLIFKLKGVGLYAAIMGLEGFDNRGVDETLAAIRSASRSKHVQAFDADSIAGPEHLICAATNAVRGFRTKPISKSLETELLLYASGQRQIDAAIGMVGLGPQTKKLAVVAIDEEKERLLESLKAIAEALGGRESDSVLSISSRDKLERIVKAFGISDGEMRGFIGRDPSEAVKKAIIERSAILSIRS